A single region of the Drosophila takahashii strain IR98-3 E-12201 chromosome 2R, DtakHiC1v2, whole genome shotgun sequence genome encodes:
- the LOC138912398 gene encoding uncharacterized protein, with protein MKLFLIIVSVIGVVEMGVIPTSHLTTYNETMETTIIQILLPNNDVLNIQLKLYLFKNSSLANINNIDELESKLKTSQEATTMASYITEERKLKKDEDDEAPQETTTTTTETTTTETTTTETTTTETTTTETTTTEASSSSTEASSSSTEASSSTEATESSSSTPPPANFQIYDEYDDLSSPSKQSFTPLNEEDGNNDNLNMFTF; from the exons atgaaactatttttaataatagtttctGTAATAGGAGTAGTGGAAATGGGTGTAATACCCACTTCACATCTAACGACATACAACGAGACAATGGAAACCacaattattcaaattttactccCTAACAATGATGTTTTGAATATTCAGCTGAAATTGTATCTATTTAAGAACAGTTCACTAGcgaatataaataacattgaTGAGTTAGAGAGTAAACTAAAAACCTCCCAAG aagcaacaacaatggcaagcTATATAACAGAAGAgaggaaactaaaaaaagatgAAGACGACGAAGCACCACAAG aaacaacaacaacaacaacagaaacaacaacaacagaaacaacaacaacagaaacaacaacaacagaaacaacaacaacagaaacaacaacaacagaagcatcatcatcatcaacagaagcatcatcatcctcaacagaagcatcatcatcaacagaagcaacagaatcatcatcatcaacacccCCACCAGCTAATTTCCAAATCTATGATGAGTACGATGATTTGTCGTCACCCTCCAAACAATCATTTACGCCACTAAATGAAGAAGATGGTAATAATGATAAT TTGAATATGTTCACCTTTTAG